From the genome of Cherax quadricarinatus isolate ZL_2023a unplaced genomic scaffold, ASM3850222v1 Contig3173, whole genome shotgun sequence, one region includes:
- the RpS30 gene encoding ubiquitin-like FUBI-ribosomal protein eS30 fusion protein isoform X2, with translation MVAMAASGNHQGSHHGFKMQIFVRSGATHVLDVDDQQTVGHVRSFISQAEGLPEAEVRLYAAGNPLDNDEIPLVTLQTDAIDVNVALKGGKVHGSLSRAGKVKGQTPKVEKKEKKKSKTGRAKRRIQYNRRFVNVVATFGKKRGPNSNS, from the exons GATTCAAGATGCAGATCTTCGTGCGTTCCGGTGCCACCCACGTGCTCGATGTTGACGACCAACAGACTGTGGGACACGTACGATCCTTCATCAGCCAGGCTGAAGGTCTCCCAGAGGCTGAA GTGAGGCTGTATGCTGCCGGTAACCCCCTGGACAACGATGAGATCCCATTGGTCACACTACAAACTGATGCCATCGATGTGAATGTAGCACTCAAAGGAG GTAAGGTCCACGGCTCGTTGTCTCGTGCCGGCAAGGTCAAAGGTCAGACGCCTAAGGTGgaaaagaaggagaagaagaagtcGAAGACGGGCCGGGCCAAGCGCAGGATCCAGTACAACCGTCGCTTTGTCAATGTGGTGGCCACCTTCGGCAAGAAACGCGGACCCAACAGCAACTCCTAA
- the RpS30 gene encoding ubiquitin-like FUBI-ribosomal protein eS30 fusion protein isoform X3, which yields MQIFVRSGATHVLDVDDQQTVGHVRSFISQAEGLPEAEVRLYAAGNPLDNDEIPLVTLQTDAIDVNVALKGGKVHGSLSRAGKVKGQTPKVEKKEKKKSKTGRAKRRIQYNRRFVNVVATFGKKRGPNSNS from the exons ATGCAGATCTTCGTGCGTTCCGGTGCCACCCACGTGCTCGATGTTGACGACCAACAGACTGTGGGACACGTACGATCCTTCATCAGCCAGGCTGAAGGTCTCCCAGAGGCTGAA GTGAGGCTGTATGCTGCCGGTAACCCCCTGGACAACGATGAGATCCCATTGGTCACACTACAAACTGATGCCATCGATGTGAATGTAGCACTCAAAGGAG GTAAGGTCCACGGCTCGTTGTCTCGTGCCGGCAAGGTCAAAGGTCAGACGCCTAAGGTGgaaaagaaggagaagaagaagtcGAAGACGGGCCGGGCCAAGCGCAGGATCCAGTACAACCGTCGCTTTGTCAATGTGGTGGCCACCTTCGGCAAGAAACGCGGACCCAACAGCAACTCCTAA